The proteins below come from a single Flavobacteriales bacterium genomic window:
- the uvrB gene encoding excinuclease ABC subunit UvrB, protein MAFQLVSDFKPTGDQPEAINQLVAGLQNNSKAQTLLGVTGSGKTFTIANVIEQVQRPTLILSHNKTLAAQLYGEFKQFFPNNAVEYFVSYYDYYQPEAYLPVTDTYIEKDMSINDEIEKLRLSTTTSLLSGRQDVIVVASVSCIYGIGNPADFEKNIVKIKVGDVIPRNKFLLQLVQSLYSRTENDFQRGNFRVKGDTVDVYPAYAEIAYRIYFFGDEIEEIESFNPIDGSKLEEFKYLNIYPANIFNTTKESMFDAIHEIQIDLGKQVEYYKEIGKHLEAKRLEDRVTYDMEMMRELGYCSGIENYSRYFDKRPPGSRPFCLLDYFPKDFLMVIDESHVTVSQIGAMYGGDRSRKQNLVEYGFRLPSAMDNRPLKFEEFYSLMNNTIYVSATPADFELKESEGIVVEQVIRPTGLLEPIIDVRPSLNQIDDLMEEITIRAEKDERVLVTTLTKRMAEELDKYFDNNGIRCRYIHSEVDTIERVEILRDLRLGLFDVLIGVNLLREGLDLPEVSLVAILDADKEGFLRSERSLTQTAGRAARNINGMVIMYADKITKSMQKTIDETNRKREKQIQYNLDHNVLPMALNKSKNEILGQTKVIDDVYDYNNIDQQPSIAADPIVQYMNKDQLQKLLEETQSRMKKAAKSEDFMEAARLRDEMMEISKMIKK, encoded by the coding sequence ATGGCATTTCAATTAGTATCCGATTTTAAACCCACTGGCGACCAGCCCGAAGCAATTAATCAATTGGTTGCTGGTTTACAAAACAACTCCAAAGCGCAAACCTTATTAGGTGTTACGGGTTCTGGTAAAACATTTACCATTGCCAATGTAATTGAGCAAGTTCAACGACCTACGCTAATTTTAAGCCACAACAAAACGCTTGCAGCACAATTGTATGGCGAGTTCAAACAGTTTTTCCCAAACAATGCGGTAGAGTATTTTGTATCGTATTACGATTATTATCAGCCTGAAGCTTATTTGCCTGTTACCGATACCTACATTGAAAAAGACATGTCGATTAACGACGAAATTGAAAAATTGCGTTTAAGCACCACTACTTCGCTTTTATCGGGGCGTCAAGATGTTATTGTGGTTGCTTCCGTTTCGTGTATTTACGGTATTGGAAACCCTGCCGATTTTGAAAAAAACATTGTAAAAATTAAGGTGGGAGATGTAATTCCTCGCAACAAATTTTTATTGCAATTGGTGCAGAGTTTATACTCTCGTACCGAAAACGATTTTCAGCGTGGTAATTTTCGAGTAAAAGGCGATACAGTAGATGTTTACCCAGCTTATGCCGAAATTGCTTACCGTATTTATTTTTTTGGTGATGAGATTGAAGAAATCGAATCGTTCAACCCCATTGATGGAAGTAAGTTGGAAGAATTTAAATATTTGAATATTTATCCCGCCAACATCTTTAACACAACTAAAGAATCGATGTTTGATGCCATACACGAGATTCAAATTGACCTTGGTAAACAGGTAGAATATTACAAAGAAATTGGCAAACACCTTGAAGCAAAACGATTGGAAGACCGCGTAACTTACGACATGGAAATGATGCGTGAATTGGGTTATTGTTCTGGTATTGAAAACTATTCGCGTTATTTCGACAAGCGTCCGCCAGGTTCTCGACCGTTCTGTTTGTTAGATTATTTTCCAAAAGATTTTTTAATGGTTATCGACGAAAGTCACGTAACCGTTTCGCAGATTGGAGCCATGTATGGTGGCGACCGTTCTCGTAAACAAAATTTGGTAGAGTATGGTTTCCGTTTACCTTCGGCAATGGATAACCGACCATTAAAGTTTGAAGAGTTTTATTCATTAATGAACAATACTATTTACGTAAGTGCAACTCCTGCCGATTTTGAATTGAAAGAAAGCGAGGGTATTGTGGTAGAGCAAGTTATTCGTCCAACAGGATTATTAGAACCTATTATTGATGTACGCCCAAGCTTAAATCAGATTGATGATTTGATGGAGGAAATTACCATTAGAGCGGAAAAAGACGAACGCGTTTTGGTTACCACACTTACCAAACGTATGGCTGAAGAGTTGGATAAATATTTCGATAACAATGGTATTCGTTGCCGATATATCCATTCGGAAGTAGATACCATTGAGCGTGTTGAAATTTTACGCGATTTACGATTGGGCTTGTTTGATGTTTTGATTGGAGTAAACTTATTGAGAGAAGGTTTGGATTTACCAGAAGTATCGTTAGTAGCTATTTTAGATGCTGACAAAGAAGGTTTTTTACGTTCTGAACGTTCGTTAACTCAAACTGCCGGTAGAGCTGCTCGTAACATTAATGGAATGGTAATTATGTATGCCGATAAGATTACCAAATCGATGCAAAAAACCATTGACGAAACCAACAGAAAACGCGAAAAACAGATTCAATACAATTTAGACCATAATGTGCTTCCAATGGCATTGAACAAATCGAAGAATGAGATATTAGGTCAGACCAAAGTGATTGATGATGTTTATGATTACAACAACATTGACCAACAACCAAGCATTGCTGCCGACCCAATTGTTCAGTACATGAACAAAGACCAACTTCAAAAATTATTGGAAGAAACACAGAGCAGAATGAAAAAAGCTGCAAAATCGGAAGACTTTATGGAAGCTGCTCGTTTACGTGATGAAATGATGGAAATTTCGAAGATGATTAAGAAGTAG
- a CDS encoding rhomboid family intramembrane serine protease: protein MQNPFIADIKNQYKNGSVLIKLIFINVLVFLAVNIIGLLLYFFNIENGIQQLVYWLSLPSDVTKLLYRPWTILSYMFLHEEIFHLLFNMLVLYFGGQIFLQFLNNKKLLSTYLLGGLSGGLLYVLLFNVLPVFEQQTSLSFALGASASVMAVLIAAATYVPNFVVRLIFLGNVKLKYIALIYVVLDVISIPKGNSGGHIAHLGGALFGFVYISQLQKGKDLTAGFNRFLDSLKGLFSFKRKMKVVYKSPKSRDDYQFNEQKKANQQKIDAILDKISKSGYDSLTGEEKAILFDASKK from the coding sequence TTGATTTTTATTAATGTGTTGGTGTTTTTAGCTGTTAACATTATTGGCTTGTTGTTGTATTTTTTCAATATCGAAAACGGCATACAACAGTTGGTGTATTGGTTGTCGTTGCCATCGGATGTTACGAAGTTACTTTACCGACCTTGGACAATTTTATCTTACATGTTTTTACACGAGGAAATTTTTCATTTGTTGTTTAACATGTTGGTGTTGTATTTTGGTGGGCAAATTTTTCTTCAATTTTTAAACAATAAAAAATTACTTTCTACTTACTTGTTGGGTGGTTTATCGGGTGGATTGTTGTATGTGTTGTTGTTTAATGTACTACCTGTTTTTGAGCAACAAACGTCATTGTCGTTTGCTTTAGGAGCGTCGGCATCAGTAATGGCAGTGTTAATTGCTGCAGCTACTTATGTTCCTAATTTTGTAGTTCGATTAATCTTTTTAGGAAATGTAAAACTAAAATACATAGCATTAATCTACGTGGTGTTAGACGTTATCAGTATTCCTAAAGGAAATTCTGGTGGGCACATTGCACATTTGGGTGGAGCTTTGTTTGGGTTTGTTTACATTTCTCAATTGCAAAAAGGCAAAGATTTAACGGCAGGATTTAACCGATTTTTAGATAGTTTAAAAGGCTTGTTTTCGTTTAAACGAAAAATGAAAGTGGTGTACAAATCGCCAAAGTCGAGAGATGATTACCAATTTAACGAACAGAAAAAAGCCAATCAACAAAAAATAGATGCCATTTTAGATAAAATTTCTAAATCGGGTTATGATAGTTTAACAGGGGAGGAGAAAGCTATTTTGTTTGATGCTAGTAAGAAATAG